One Falsihalocynthiibacter arcticus DNA segment encodes these proteins:
- a CDS encoding shikimate dehydrogenase, with product MSKWIPNIEKKATEGAVLLGLLGHGISSSRTPRMHINEGQAQGIDIDYRLLDFAGRTDEPPLNEVLDKIQAAGFNGINVTFPYKQSVLPHLDVLSESVRAIGATNTIVFRDGERHGHNTDSWGFGESFRRGMANTIRDKVLLIGAGGAGSAVANALVMENIGQLLICDTNIDAAERLAHALNHSFGADRACAVTDLPDAAHHANGIVNSTPIGMEKLPGLPLPTECIQAHHWVADVVYFPLETELLAAARAKGCRVLSGAGMALFQAVRAFELFTNLPANPTRMQATFDHWPSGLNDGGR from the coding sequence GTGAGTAAATGGATACCAAATATCGAAAAGAAAGCGACCGAGGGAGCGGTGCTTCTGGGCTTGCTCGGGCATGGGATTTCATCCTCCCGCACGCCTCGCATGCACATAAACGAGGGGCAAGCGCAGGGTATAGATATTGACTACCGTTTGTTGGATTTTGCGGGTCGCACCGACGAACCACCCCTGAATGAGGTCCTCGACAAAATCCAAGCGGCCGGTTTTAACGGGATAAACGTCACCTTCCCTTACAAACAAAGCGTGCTTCCTCATCTGGATGTTTTGTCCGAAAGTGTGCGGGCAATTGGCGCTACCAACACCATCGTTTTTCGCGATGGTGAACGGCACGGACACAACACGGACTCGTGGGGGTTTGGCGAAAGTTTTCGTCGCGGCATGGCCAACACAATTCGCGACAAAGTCCTCCTCATTGGTGCAGGCGGCGCAGGGAGCGCGGTGGCGAACGCATTGGTCATGGAAAACATCGGGCAACTTCTTATTTGCGACACGAATATCGATGCAGCAGAGCGGCTGGCACACGCACTCAACCACAGTTTCGGAGCAGATCGAGCCTGCGCAGTAACTGACCTGCCAGATGCCGCGCATCATGCGAACGGGATTGTGAACTCAACGCCCATCGGGATGGAAAAACTCCCCGGACTGCCGTTGCCGACAGAATGCATTCAAGCGCATCACTGGGTCGCGGATGTTGTTTATTTTCCGTTGGAAACCGAACTGCTCGCGGCGGCCCGCGCCAAAGGATGTCGTGTTCTTTCTGGTGCGGGGATGGCGCTTTTTCAGGCGGTTCGGGCGTTTGAGCTTTTCACCAATCTGCCAGCAAACCCGACGCGCATGCAGGCCACTTTCGACCATTGGCCGAGTGGCCTTAACGATGGCGGTAGGTAA
- a CDS encoding TRAP transporter large permease, whose protein sequence is MTFEFFLCITTLMVLAGIGAPIAYAILLAVFVYLFASGAGVGIAGKVLMDGLYQSFILLAVPLFIVAANIMNAGTISDRLLSFCVALVGRFRGGLGHVNVVASLIFSGMSGSAIADAAGIGKIIIEMMTKSGHYTRGYAAAITAASATIGPIIPPSIPMVLYALVSNTSIGYLFLGGIVPGLFMGGVLMAMNWWLSKRRGFALEEPVPFRELPRRTANAFPALLMPAILLYGIYGGVTTPTEAAAVAAFYALLLAALFYRALSFRALYHILVESARSSAAVGLVIGGALILNYVVASENIPSVLAQHLVGLDVDPLVFLLSVNLLLLLLGCLLDATTIILVIIPLFIPTCRELGIDLVHFGVVAVVNCMIGLITPPYGILLFVITAVTQIPLSEIISEVWPFLGVLLLALLCMVLWPGLVLTLPRMMGYAG, encoded by the coding sequence ATGACGTTTGAATTCTTTCTGTGCATCACAACGCTGATGGTTTTGGCAGGCATCGGCGCACCGATTGCCTATGCCATTCTCCTCGCAGTTTTCGTTTACCTTTTCGCGAGCGGTGCTGGCGTTGGGATTGCGGGCAAGGTGCTTATGGATGGGCTTTATCAAAGTTTTATCTTACTGGCGGTCCCCCTCTTCATTGTCGCGGCCAACATCATGAATGCAGGCACCATCAGCGACCGGTTGTTGAGCTTCTGTGTGGCACTTGTTGGGCGTTTTCGCGGTGGTTTGGGGCATGTTAATGTCGTTGCCTCCCTGATCTTTTCGGGAATGTCCGGATCCGCCATCGCAGATGCGGCGGGGATCGGCAAAATCATCATCGAAATGATGACCAAAAGCGGCCATTATACGCGTGGCTACGCAGCAGCAATCACCGCCGCATCTGCCACGATTGGGCCTATCATTCCACCGTCAATCCCGATGGTCCTCTATGCGCTCGTCTCAAACACATCCATTGGCTACCTATTTCTAGGTGGCATTGTGCCCGGATTGTTCATGGGCGGCGTATTGATGGCGATGAATTGGTGGCTTTCCAAACGACGCGGATTTGCCTTGGAGGAACCCGTCCCTTTTCGTGAATTGCCACGCCGCACGGCGAATGCGTTCCCCGCGTTATTGATGCCCGCCATCCTGCTTTATGGAATATATGGCGGTGTCACGACCCCAACAGAAGCCGCAGCCGTTGCCGCGTTTTATGCGCTGTTGCTGGCCGCTCTGTTCTATCGGGCGCTAAGCTTCAGGGCGCTCTATCACATCCTCGTCGAAAGCGCGCGCTCGTCTGCGGCCGTGGGGCTGGTGATCGGCGGCGCGCTTATTCTCAACTATGTCGTTGCCTCGGAAAATATCCCGAGCGTCCTCGCCCAACATCTGGTTGGCCTCGATGTCGACCCCCTCGTGTTCCTGCTAAGCGTCAACCTTTTGTTGCTCCTGCTGGGCTGTTTGCTCGACGCCACCACAATCATCTTGGTGATTATCCCGCTGTTCATTCCGACCTGCCGCGAGTTGGGGATTGATCTCGTGCATTTTGGCGTGGTCGCAGTGGTAAACTGCATGATCGGTTTAATCACCCCGCCCTACGGCATCCTGCTTTTTGTCATAACCGCCGTCACTCAAATCCCCCTTTCGGAAATCATCAGCGAGGTTTGGCCGTTTTTGGGCGTGCTTCTGCTGGCTTTACTCTGCATGGTTTTGTGGCCGGGCTTGGTCCTAACCCTGCCCCGCATGATGGGCTATGCTGGTTGA
- a CDS encoding TRAP transporter small permease: protein MSERTPMTKILSKFTRFAEAVAAIMMATMFLTFILQIAVRYSARLAWLPDIHPIFEPSNFGWTLEFCLLLWVWLVFWGNAFVVRPRDHVVFDILLNYVRPSLRRKFIIITSCAICVGLFLAIEPTWAKFYILRLKKTATLSSLLGDWVRMRDLYSIYIIFLVVVSLRYGWAAYRAIRFGVEEPENSNTEQKDA from the coding sequence GTGTCTGAACGCACTCCGATGACTAAAATCCTGTCTAAATTCACACGTTTTGCAGAAGCTGTTGCCGCAATCATGATGGCGACCATGTTTCTAACGTTCATTTTACAGATCGCTGTGCGGTATTCGGCGCGGCTGGCCTGGTTGCCTGATATTCATCCGATCTTTGAGCCGTCCAACTTTGGCTGGACGCTCGAATTCTGCCTCCTGCTGTGGGTGTGGCTTGTCTTCTGGGGCAATGCATTTGTAGTTCGTCCGCGCGATCACGTCGTTTTTGATATCCTCCTAAACTACGTGCGCCCCTCTTTGCGGCGAAAATTCATCATCATCACCAGCTGTGCAATCTGTGTGGGGTTGTTCCTCGCGATTGAGCCGACATGGGCAAAATTCTACATTCTTAGGCTCAAGAAAACGGCCACTCTCAGTAGCCTTTTGGGCGATTGGGTCCGTATGCGCGATCTCTATTCGATTTACATAATCTTCCTTGTTGTTGTCTCCCTCCGTTATGGCTGGGCTGCATATCGCGCCATCAGGTTTGGCGTTGAAGAGCCGGAAAATTCCAACACGGAGCAAAAAGACGCATGA
- the dctP gene encoding TRAP transporter substrate-binding protein DctP: MMNFTRRAVIAITMAAIAGPTFAADTITLRMSSPASDTDQRSVALAEVFAPAIAEFATYEPHYNASLIAQGSELEAIASGDLEMSIASAQELAQFFPEFSIFATGYVHQDAEHQVRVFNDPLMDPFKAKVEEELGVKLLAVMYLGRRHVNLRQTKDELTVMTPADLAGINLRMPGTDAWQFLGKALGANPTPMSFTEVYTALQTGSVDGQDNPLPTVVDAKFYEVTNQIVLTSHLVDLNYIALSKATWDALTPEQQVTVQAAADAAALSGRENQLQKEIDLVSFLEEKGLEIYEPDLAAFRTHVQQQYVGSEFAASWPEGVLEQINALGN; the protein is encoded by the coding sequence ATGATGAACTTTACCCGCCGCGCAGTTATTGCGATTACAATGGCCGCAATTGCTGGCCCCACTTTTGCTGCCGACACAATAACTTTGCGGATGTCCTCGCCTGCGTCTGATACCGATCAGAGGTCGGTTGCCCTTGCCGAAGTTTTTGCGCCTGCGATCGCAGAGTTCGCAACTTACGAGCCGCACTACAACGCGTCCTTGATTGCGCAGGGTTCAGAGTTGGAAGCGATTGCCTCTGGCGATCTAGAAATGTCGATTGCATCGGCACAAGAGTTGGCGCAATTCTTCCCTGAGTTTTCGATTTTTGCCACCGGGTATGTCCATCAAGACGCCGAGCACCAAGTGCGCGTGTTCAACGATCCACTGATGGATCCGTTCAAAGCTAAAGTTGAAGAAGAGTTGGGCGTGAAATTGCTGGCCGTCATGTATCTTGGACGTCGGCACGTGAACCTAAGACAGACAAAAGACGAGTTGACGGTTATGACGCCTGCCGATCTTGCGGGTATCAATCTGCGGATGCCAGGCACGGATGCATGGCAGTTCCTTGGCAAAGCTCTGGGTGCAAACCCCACTCCAATGTCCTTCACCGAAGTTTATACCGCCCTGCAAACAGGCTCGGTTGATGGTCAAGACAACCCCCTTCCTACCGTGGTTGATGCCAAGTTTTATGAGGTAACAAACCAGATTGTTCTAACATCTCACTTGGTCGATTTGAACTACATCGCGCTTTCTAAGGCGACATGGGACGCATTAACGCCAGAGCAGCAAGTCACTGTGCAAGCCGCCGCGGATGCCGCAGCGTTGAGTGGTCGCGAGAACCAATTGCAAAAAGAAATTGATCTTGTGTCTTTCCTCGAAGAAAAAGGCCTAGAAATCTATGAGCCTGATCTTGCAGCCTTCCGCACCCATGTTCAGCAGCAATATGTTGGGTCTGAATTCGCGGCATCTTGGCCAGAAGGCGTGCTTGAACAGATCAACGCACTCGGAAACTAG